From Camarhynchus parvulus unplaced genomic scaffold, STF_HiC, whole genome shotgun sequence, the proteins below share one genomic window:
- the LOC115916017 gene encoding acidic leucine-rich nuclear phosphoprotein 32 family member A-like: protein MTGSAAILSPAAGREEIREGRVGGGIGMGNLENFSPPAGILGEDKSLEKFPVRDVESDGLSQGFFFSLKFRDFLERECAMEGRDACGVKELVLDNCRSYEGKIEGLTDEFEELEFLSTINVGLTSVANLPKLNKLKKLELSDNRISGGLEVLAEKCPNLTHLNLSGNKIKDLGTIEPLKKLENLKSLDLFNCEVTNLNDYRENVFKLLPQLTYLDGYDQDDKEAPDSDAEGYVEGLDDEEEDEDVKDRDDKEAPDSDAEGYVEGLDDEEEDEDEEEYDDDAQVVEDEEDEEEEEEGEEEDVSGEEEEDEEGYNDGEVDDEEDEEEPEEERGQKRKREPEDDGDEDD, encoded by the exons GTGGGATTGGAATGGGCAATCTAGAGAATTTCTCGCCTCCGGCTGGAATCTTGGGGGAAGACAAATCCTTGGAAAAGTTCCCTGTTAGAGATGTGGAAAGTGATGGCCTCTCCCAAGgcttcttcttctccttgaAATTCCGAGATTTTCTGGAGAGGGAATGTGCCATGGAAGGCAGAGACGCCTGTGGG GTGAAAGAGCTCGTTCTGGACAACTGCAGGTCGTACGAAGGGAAAATCGAGGGCCTCACGGATGAGTTTGAGGAGCTGGAATTCCTCAGCACAATCAACGTCGGCTTAACCTCAGTTGCAAACTTACCAAAGTTAAACAAACTTAAGAAG CTCGAGCTGAGCGACAACAGAATCTCAGGAGGCCTGGAAGTGTTGGCAGAGAAGTGTCCGAACCTCACGCACCTAAACCTAAGCGGCAACAAAATTAAAGATCTCGGGACAATAGAACCTCTG aaaaagTTGGAAAACCTGAAGAGCTTAGACCTGTTCAACTGTGAGGTGACCAACTTGAACGACTACAGAGAAAACGTGTTCAAGCTGCTGCCGCAGCTGACGTACCTGGACGGCTACGACCAGGACGACAAGGAGGCGCCCGACTCCGACGCCGAGGGATACGTGGAGGGGCTGGATgacgaggaggaggatgaggatg TGAAAGACCGGGACGACAAGGAAGCGCCGGATTCCGACGCCGAGGGATACGTGGAAGGGCTGGATgacgaggaggaggatgaggatg AGGAGGAATACGACGACGACGCTCAGGTAGTggaggatgaagaggatgaggaggaggaggaggaaggggaggaggaggatgtgagcggagaggaggag gaggatgaggaaggctACAACGACGGCGAGGTGGACGacgaggaggatgaggaggagccTG aggaAGAGCGGGGCCAGAAGAGGAAACGAGAGCCTGAGGATGACGGGGATGAGGACGactga
- the CORO2B gene encoding coronin-2B — protein sequence MRDLHKSEVLGSKRGLGMSWRPQYRSSKFRNVYGKAASREHCFDGIPITKNVHDNHFCAVNARFLAIVTESAGGGSFLVIPLEQTGRIEPNYPKVCGHQGNVLDIKWNPFIENIIASCSEDTSVRIWEIPEGGLKRNMTEAVLELYGHSRRVGLVEWHPTTNNILFSAGYDYKVLIWNLDIGEPVKMIDCHTDVILCMSFNTDGSLLATTCKDKKLRVVEPRSGRVLQEASCKNHRVNRVVFLGSTKRLLTTGVSRWNTRQIALWDQEDLSMPLIEEEIDGLSGLLFPFYDADTHMLYLAGKGDGNIRYYEIGSEKPYLSYLMEFRSPAPQKGLGVMPKHGLDVSACEVFRFYKLITLKGLIEPISMIVPRRSETYQEDIYPMTPGTEPALTPDEWLSGVNRDPILVSLKEGYKRNSKIVFKAPVREKKSVVVNGIDLLENVPPRTENELLRMFFRQQDEIRRLKDELSQKDIRIRQLQLELKNFRNSPKNN from the exons atgAGGGACCTGCACAAGTCTGAGGTGCTGGGGAGCAAGCGCGGCCTG GGGATGTCATGGCGGCCGCAGTACCGCAGCTCCAAGTTCCGGAATGTTTACGGGAAGGCGGCGAGCCGGGAGCACTGCTTCGACGGAATTCCCATCACCAAGAACGTCCACGACAACCATTTCTGCGCCGTCAACGCGCGATTCCTGGCCATCGTCACCGAGAGCGCCGGCGGCGGCTCCTTCCTCGTCATCCCGCTGGAGCAG ACTGGCCGGATCGAGCCGAACTATCCCAAAGTTTGTGGCCACCAGGGAAATGTGCTGGACATCAAGTGGAACCCCTTCATTGAGAACATCATCGCCTCCTGCTCTGAGGACACCTCG GTGCGGATCTGGGAGATTCCGGAGGGGGGACTGAAGCGGAACATGACGGAGGCGGTGCTGGAGCTGTACGGACACAGCCGCCGCGTCGGGCTCGTGGAGTGGCACCCGACCACCAACAACATCCTCTTCAGCGCCGGCTACGACTACAAG GTGCTGATCTGGAACCTGGACATCGGCGAGCCGGTGAAGATGATCGACTGCCACACGGACGTGATCCTCTGCATGTCCTTCAACACCGACGGCAGCCTCCTGGCCACCACCTGCAAGGACAAGAAGCTGCGCGTGGTGGAGCCGCGCTCCGGGAGGGTCCTGCAG GAGGCCAGCTGCAAGAACCACCGCGTCAACCGCGTGGTTTTCCTGGGAAGCACCAAACGGCTTCTGACCACGGGAGTGTCCCGCTGGAACACCCGGCAGATCGCCCTCTGGGACCAG gaaGATTTATCCATGCCTTTGATCGAGGAGGAGATCGATGGGCTCTCGGGGCTCCTCTTCCCATTCTACGACGCTGACACCCACATGCTGTACCTGGCTGGGAAG ggtgaCGGCAACATCCGGTACTATGAGATCGGCTCGGAAAAGCCCTACCTGAGTTATCTCATGGAATTCCGCTCGCCAGCTCCACAGAAAGGACTGG GGGTGATGCCGAAGCACGGCCTGGACGTCTCCGCCTGTGAAGTTTTCCGTTTCTACAAACTCATCACCCTCAAGGGGCTCATTGAGCCCATCTCCATGATCGTCCCGAGGCGG tcGGAGACGTACCAGGAGGACATTTATCCCATGACTCCAGGGACGGAGCCAGCCCTGACCCCAGACGAGTGGCTCAGTGGGGTCAACAGAG ATCCCATCCTGGTGTCGCTGAAGGAGGGATACAAGAGGAATTCCAAGATCGTCTTCAAGGCGCCggtgagggagaagaaaagcgTGGTGGTCAACGGGATCGACCTCCTGGAGAACGTCCCGCCCCGCACGGAGAACGAG ctgctccgGATGTTCTTCCGGCAGCAGGATGAGATCCGGCGGCTGAAGGACGAGCTCTCGCAGAAGGACATTCGGATccggcagctgcagctggaattaAAGAACTTCCGGAACAGCCCCAAGAACAATTGA